Sequence from the Fusobacterium sp. IOR10 genome:
TGACCTTCTAAAACCCAGTCAAATAAAAATTTAGCATGTTCCTCTGTATTTCTTATGCATTTTCTTGTTCCCTTATAAGTTCCTAATCCTCTTTCCTTTTCATCTAGGAAAAAGTCTTTGTTCTTATTTTCCACATATTCAAGGGGAGTTCCATGAAGATATCCTCCACCACTGAATCTTATAGCGTATCTTGCCATTCCTGAATTTCTACCATAAACATCTCTGTATTCCATTTCATACTTTACATTTGGAACTACATAAGAACCTCTTGGTGTTTCAAAACCTAAAGTGCTTTCTAACCCTGTTTTCCCATAAATATAAGATATTAAAGTCCATTCACCGTTAATTTTTTCAAACATACCTAGGTTTTGATTTTCTATATCTGCAACTATAGCTTTCTTAAAACCTTTAGCTATATTTGGATTACTAGTTATATAACTTTTTTCTATTTTCAAAGGTGATTCTTTTATCCCTTGAACATCTACCATTGCATATTTTCCCTCTTCTTTTAATACTGTCATTATAGATCTGTCTGGAACATGTAATACTAAATTTTCAGGTTCGTATATTCCAATAATATTTTGATCCAAAGAAACTCCGTATTTATCCTTTTTTCTGTTCATTTCTTCATTATATGGATTAGGTTTATAAGAATGAGTGGATACTAGTTTCAACCCTTTCTTCTTAGAAACGTTAATAAATGTTTCTAAATCCTTTATGCTTCCAAGCATTTTTTCAAATCTAAATTGTTTAAAATGAACTATTCCACCAGATACATAACCAATTTCATTTCCAACTTGTACCTTGTACCAAATACTTTTTCTAACTTGAATTTTTTCTAAAGCTCTAAATTTTGAATTAAAAGGGGCTTTTAATATAATCCCTGATCCTGTACTTGGCTTTTTTCTAATATTTCCTGTAACTGTTTTTATAAAAACATAGTCTAAAAGTTTTGGTAAATCACTACCCTTATACTTTATATTAGTTTTTACATTTGGAGAAACCTTATTATCATAAACAGCCTTTACTGTACTTGAAAAAGATAATGTTGTCATTGCAAACAATAAACCTATTACTAATTTCTTTTTTATACTCACTTCCATCTCCTTAATTTATAAAATTTTCTCTATTTTCTTCTTAAAACCATTTTTTTCCACGTAAAAAATGCTTATTTCTTCATTTCTTTCTTTTAATATATTTATAATCTTATCTTTATCTTCTAATTTTAATTTTATAGATAAACCACAGTTAGCTGAAATTTCAGTTGGCAAAGGTATTATTCTACAATTTATTTTATTTTCTAAAAATATCTTTTCTAATTGCATAACCAAATGAGTTGAATCTGCTGAAGCAATTATAAATTTTTCTTCCATTTTTCCTTCCTCTAAACTCTCAATATTTTAGTTGCCTTCATTTGTCTTTCAACTATAGTATACATATTTGTTAGGCTTCCAACCTTTAATTTATCTTGTACATGATAGTAATTAACACAAGTTCCACAAGATAAAATTTCAACTCCCATAGTTTCTAGCTTTTTTAAATCTTCAACTGTATTTTCATTAACAGTGGATAACATAACTCCTTTATTATACATAACAATTGTTTTAGGTAAATTTTCCATTTCAGTTAAAGAATAAATAAATCCCTTTATTAAAATATCCCCTAATTCTTTGTCCCCATTACCCATTTCATCTGAGGCTAAAACAACAACTATATTCTCTTCATCTGTTTCTTCCTTCTTTTTTTCTTCTAATTTTGTTATTGTAATTTTAAAATTGTTGTCTTCCTTAGAATCAACATATGTATGCCCCATTTCTTTTACCATTTTTTCAACATTTTCCTTAGCTGTTTCGTTGTCTACTAATACTTCAACTTCCCCAGTTAAAATTTCCTTTAAAGCTTTTTTTGTCATAATTACAGGCATTGGACAAATTTGGCCTACTGCATTTACTTTTTTCATAATCCCTCTCCTATTTGCATATCTAAATTTTTTATCTCTAATTGTTATCCTTAACTTATCTAACTTCTCTAAAATTAATATTGCACTTTCTCTACTTGTTCCTAGTAATTCTTTACATTCCCTAAGCTCTATTCTATCATGTTCCATTATATAATTTAATATTAATTTTTCAGCTTCTTTAAAGAACCCCTTTAACATAAAGGTATTATCATTTAAAATAACTATCATGTTTTTTTCAAACATATATTTATGAACCCTTTGAAATTCCTCTTCTTCTAAAAAATCTTTTTTTATTAATTGATAATTTTTAGGAGAAAATTTCCCTTCCTTATATATTTTAAATATTTTTTCCTTTATTTCTTTTTGTAATTTAGTTAATTTAATCTTCCTATTTTTTAAATTAATCATTGTAAGATTAACTTCTATCTTTTCTTGGAAAATATCTTCCTCTAGTAAGGCTCTGTATTCTAGATTTCCAAATTCAGGGAAAAATCTATTTTTTATTTCTATTTTTGATATTC
This genomic interval carries:
- a CDS encoding L,D-transpeptidase family protein, encoding MSIKKKLVIGLLFAMTTLSFSSTVKAVYDNKVSPNVKTNIKYKGSDLPKLLDYVFIKTVTGNIRKKPSTGSGIILKAPFNSKFRALEKIQVRKSIWYKVQVGNEIGYVSGGIVHFKQFRFEKMLGSIKDLETFINVSKKKGLKLVSTHSYKPNPYNEEMNRKKDKYGVSLDQNIIGIYEPENLVLHVPDRSIMTVLKEEGKYAMVDVQGIKESPLKIEKSYITSNPNIAKGFKKAIVADIENQNLGMFEKINGEWTLISYIYGKTGLESTLGFETPRGSYVVPNVKYEMEYRDVYGRNSGMARYAIRFSGGGYLHGTPLEYVENKNKDFFLDEKERGLGTYKGTRKCIRNTEEHAKFLFDWVLEGQKRNINSNYQRPKENVMFIIF
- a CDS encoding DUF3343 domain-containing protein; this encodes MEEKFIIASADSTHLVMQLEKIFLENKINCRIIPLPTEISANCGLSIKLKLEDKDKIINILKERNEEISIFYVEKNGFKKKIEKIL